The genomic segment GCGATTCTGCATCCGCTCCTCGTTATATCGAGTGTCGGCTCTCACCTCTTGCCAAAGAGGTGCTCTTCAACAAAGACATTACAGAGTTCATTGACTCCTATGATGGTCGTATGGTTGAGCCGGTAACCCTGCCCGCCAAGCTCCCTCTTCTCCTCCTCCAGGGTGCTGAGGGTATTGCCGTTGGCATGGCCACCAAGATCATGCCCCATAATTTTTGTGAGCTTCTTCAGGCCCAAAAGGCTGTTTTACTAGATGAAGAGTTTACCCTCTATCCAGATTTCCCTCAGGGAGGCCTGGTGGATGTCAGCGGCTACGAAGATGGTAATGGCAAGATCAAATGCCGGGCACGCATCCGTGAGCTTAATGAAAAGACCATCATCATTGATGAGATCCCCTATAGCACCACCACCCAGTCCCTCACCGACTCCATTGAAAAAGCGGCTAAGGCAGGGAAAATAAAAATTATCTCAATCAATGACTATACCGCCGAAAAGGTGGAGATAGAGATCAAGGTGGCCCGAGGAATTTATGCCAAGGACACCATAAAGGCCCTCTATGCCTTTACCGACTGCGAAGTACCTATTTCGCCTAATCTCACCCTGATTAAAGGCAAAACCCCTGCCACTAGCAGTGTCCGTGAGGTCATCGAGTATAATACCCTTAAACTCAAGGCTGATTTAACAAAAGAGCTGGAGATCAATCTGGCCCGCCTTGAAGAAAAACTCCATGCCCGTCTTCTTGAACAGATCTTCATAGAGCAGAGACTTTATAAGAACATTGAAGAGGAGACCAGCTATGAATCGATCATGGCCAGTGTTGACACAGCCCTGATTCCCTTCCGTTCAGAACTTTTCCGCGATGTAACGGAGGAGGATGTTACCAGGCTACTGGAGATACGCATCAAACGAATATCCCGTTTTGACATTAACAAACAGGACAAAGAAATTCGGGCCATCCGCAAGGATATTAAGGCAATTAAGATCTCTCTTAAGGATATGGTTGCCTTTACCATTGCAAGTATCGATAAGTTGCTCGCTAAGTATGGGGAAAATTATCCGAGAAAGACAGAGATTAAACAGTTCAGCGAGGTTGTGGTACGCAAAATTGCCCTCTCTAATCTGACCGTTGGCTATAGTAGGGAAACGGGTTTTCTCGGTCATAGTGTCAAGGGTGAAGAGGAGGAGGACTTTTCTGTCACCTGTTCCGAATACGATAGGCTCTTTCTTATTTACTCAGACGGTCGTTATAAGGTTATTCCTGTGACCGATAAGGTCTTTGCCGGCACAGATCTTAAATATATTGGCATTGTTCCAAGCGAACAGGTCTTTAATATTGTCTACCGTGACGGCAATGAAAATTTTGCCTATGTGAAACGTTTTAATACCCCTAAGTTCATCCTCGAAAAAGAGTATCACCTCTTCCCCGAGCATAAACGATCAAAAATTCTCCTGATGAGTTTTGGTGAAGAAAAATACGCTCGGGTAAACGTGATGCCATCCGCTCGAGCCAAGACCAATACCTTTCATGTTGCCTTTGATGACTATCTAGTTAAAGGGGCCAGCGCTAAGGGGAAACGAGTTTCTCCTCGTGTTGTCCGCAGGGTTTTAACTGCAGGCCCGCCGACTGAGCCTAAAAAAACTACACAGAACCTCTCTCTGCTCACCGATGTGGAGAAGAGAGAAGAGTAAACGTTCATAAAAAATCCCCTGGATCTTCATCCTGGGGATTTTTTTTACCTTTAACCAGTGACCATGCCCCATAATATACAGTTTTATAACGACAATGCCCCTAAGCAGGCGGAGATCTATCAAAAGATTTCCGCTCAACAGGCAAACAGAGCCTGGCAGAAATACTGGCCTAGCCGGGGAGAACGGGTTCTGGACGTCGGTGCCGGTTGTGGAAGGGATGCCCGCTGGTATGCTCTTGGTGGTTGCCCTGTTGTAGCCGTTGAACCTGCAAAGAAGTTACTCGCTATAGGCAGTCTCTACACAAAAGGATTGGAGGTTGACTGGTTAGAGGATAGTCTGCCCGGTCTAAGCCGGTTAGATTCAAGGCTTCACTTTGACCTTATTGTCCTGGGAGCCGTATGGATGCATATTCCTCCGCAAGATCGGGCCAAGACATACCATCGCCTCACCTCCCTGCTGACCTGTACTGGACGAATAGTCATCACACTACGCCACGGGCCCTTTAACGACCAGCGGACAAGCCATGGTGTCTGTGCAAGCGAACTCATTCAATTAGGACAAGGCAAGGGTATGACCTGCCTGCATAAAACAGAGACGAGCGATCTTCTGGGCCGGGGAGAGGTAAAATGGCAAACCGTAGTACTTGGTTTTGCTAAGAACAACACCTAACGCTGCTGGGAGTTAGTCCCAGAGCTCCTTAGGTTGGCCATAGAGCCGAACAAAATTTTCGTCGGACATGGTGAGCAAAATAACAAATTCCACCAATCCAATAATGGCAGGGATAGCTGTCCAAAAAAAGAGTAGATATAAAAAGCCTAAACCCATCTGTCCCAAATAAAATTTATGGGCTCCGAAGCCACCAAGAATAAAGGCAAGGAGGGCGGCAACAATTCTATTTTTGCCATTTGGTGCCGTTATCCCGAAGGGATTGGGCGCTGGCATTTGCCGTACCCCGCAATAAGGACATATCTCCGCATTAAGCTTGATAATTTCGCCGCAGTCACTGCAAAACTTTTCGTCTGTATTTTTTATTTTACAGCCCATGTTATTTTCCATAAGCGTCACTTCCCGTGTTTTATATATATGGTTGTTTTCTTGTCATTGCCTCTAATAAATATATGATACTGGGGATAAGAAAGACAAGTATTACCTTGAATTATTACTGAACTTTTATCAGATTTTCTGGCTGAAGAGACAAACTTTAATTCTCACCGAAAAAGCTCTGACACTTTGAACAAAAAAAAGGCTCAATAGCAGAAGCTATTGAGCCTGGAGGACACTTAGGGGCAAGGCAGAGCTACTCTTTAATCTTTCTCGCCCGTATCTTTTCGTATGCATCTTTCATTGCCGCATAGGGATCAACGGAAGCATCTTTCAGTGACTCATAGTCACCAAGTCTCAGTGATGTATTATTTACAGTGACAGCACCAGTGATAATAAAGCTTGTGGCAAGATTATCGAGATAAAAAGCAGGATAGAGAAATGTATCCCCGACAAGACCAGCAGTATCACGAAGACTTGAAGGGCCAAAAAGTGGCAAAACTATATAAACACCACCACCTACCGAGTAGGAGCCCAGGGTCTGGCCAAGATCTTCATTGGAATTTGCCCAACCAAGATCATCCTGAGCAAGTTGGGTAAAGCCAAGTCCACCATAGGTGGTATTAAAGAGAAAAATTGCAGTTTCCACCCCTGCCTCTTTAAACTTAAACTGAAGAACATTGCTGACAAAACGAATAGGGAAACCAAGATTGTAAAAGAAATTCTTTATGCCAATCCGCGCAGGTTTGGGCATCACATAGGAATAGCCCTTTGACACCGGTTTAAGACACCAAAAATAGAGTTTATCGTTAAAGTAATACATGCCCTTATTCATATAGTAGAGAGGATCGGCAATGGCAGTATCCGCCACTTTTGGCCCCGAATACTCTGCGTAAAGATCATCATCGTCTGCAAAAGTATCGCCTTCTGCAAAAATCTCGTCTGCATAGACAGAAAACGCGGGAAGGGTAAAAAGGAGGAGAATGGTTAAAAGAAGAATTTTCTTATGCATATTTTCTCATGACTTGATGGTGAATAATATCTTGATGGAATTAATCTTCCAAACTGGTAAGTTTTTCTTCCAATTGATTGATCATTTTTTCAGGACTGTCCCTGAACATTTTTCTATACTGCTCTCTATAGTTTGCGACCATACTTACCCCCTCAATTTTAACATCATAGACCTTCCAGCCTTCACCTGCATTAAACATCCTATAGTCAACAAGCGTCTCCACCTCATCGTAATGGATAACTGTCATTACATCTGCCCGTAACTTACCGGATCTGGTTGGTTTAAGGAGATGATTATCGACATAGTCAATTTTCAGGGTATCCAGAGCCTTCCTGTTAAATTTATCAAGATAAACATGGGAGATGAGTTTCGTGAAAAGTTTGGTGAACCTGATCCTCTCTTCGGCTGAAAATCGCCTCCAGTTATGCCCCAGGGCCCCCCGCGAAAAAGAGGCAAAGTCAAACATATGCTCTGCCTCTAAGAGCAGCCTATCATCCTGCTCTTTCTGCATTCCCTGGAAATCAAATTGAGGGTCTTTAAGAATATCAAGAATAATATTGATGTTTCCCTTTAATGCATCCTGAGGATCTTTTGCCGCATAGAGGTCTGAAACTGAAAAGCACAGTAAAAGGAGAAGTGCTGTAAAAAATTTATTCATTTTCAATATCCGTTATTTACTATCTTTTTGGAAAATATACTTACTAATAAGGGACTCTATATCAATTGAAGATTCGGTATTGTAGATGATATCTCCCGCGGCCAACATGTCCTCTGAACCTCCTGCTGACAGGTTTATGTATTTATCCCCTATAATCCCAGAAGTTTTAACCGAGGCAATGGTGTCGTCGGAGAGTTCAACCTCCTTATTCAGTGAGAGTTCTACCTTGGCAACATATCTTGTTGTATCAAGTATAATGCTCTTTACCCGGCCTATTTCAACCCCCGCCATCTCAACCTCAGCGCCAACCTTTAGGCCAGACACAGAGGTAAAAAAACCAAAAATTGGATACTTATCAGATCTGTTCCAATCTGCACCGCCGAGGGCAGTAAACAACCAAAAAAAGCAGAGACACCCTGCTATAATAAAAACACCAACATAAAACTCTATTTTTTTCTGAACCATAGCTTCACCGTAATTTATGTCCCTGTATAAATGACTTAACCAAATCTGAATCGAACTGGACAAGTTCATCTAAAGTTCCCTCGATAACTGTCTTCCCCTGATCGATCATAACAATTCTCTGAGATATTTCAAATATATCAGGTATTTCATGGCTAACCACAACACCTGTAAAGCCAAAAACATCCTTATAATCCCTGATCATCTGATGGACCTTATTTTTTCGTACAGGGTCAAGTCCCGTGGTTGGTTCATCAAAGAGAATGATCTCCGGTTTGGTTATAAGGGCCCGAGCGAGGGCAACTCTCTTCTTCATCCCACCTGAAAGCTCAGCTGGATAAGAAGAGGCCGTTTGCTCTATTTCCAAAGTGGTCATAATCTCATTTACCTTACCAGCAATGCTCTCTTTACTGAAGAGACCTTTTTCCGAAAGAGGCAGGGCAATATTTTGAAAAATTGTTAATGAATCAAAGAGAGCATTATCCTGAAACATATAGCTGAATTTTTTCCTAAAGGTCCGCTGTTCCGACCTCGTCATATCATCGGTGCATTTACCCTCAAATTTTATAAGGCCGCTATCCTGCTGCATTAGGCCAATAATATGTTTAAGCAAAACACTTTTTCCACAACCACTTTTACCAATGATAACGGTAATTTCACCCCTATATATGGAAAGCGAAACCCCCCTCAACACATGGTTATCACCAAAACTTTTTTCTACATCTATAAATTCAATCAGCGGTTCTGCCATAATATTTACAATAAATTTATTTTTGTTATTTTATCGGTAAAAGGTCTTTCTCAGCTAAAGAAGAATATATGTGATCAGGTAATCATAAATCAGGATAAGAACACTGGAAGAGACAACGGCGTTGGTTGTTGCCAGGCTAACAGCCCGTGAGCCAAAACCACCCTCCTTTTGTATATGCGCATAATACCCTTTAAAACAACATGTTGAGACAACAACAACGGCAAAAACAAGTGATTTAATTATCCCGCTTCTAATATCCTCCATAACCACACTCTCGTGGACCCGGTACATATAGATATAACCGTTGACCTTTAGGGTTGTCGCTATGAAAAGACCACCAAATATACCAACAACATCAAAAATTGAGGTCAAAAGAGGAAAGCAAATTATAGAGGCAATGAGTCTCGGACTAAAGACAAATTTCACCGGATTAATATCCATTGTCTGCAGGGCATCAAGTTGCTCAGATATCCTCATAGTACCTATCTCGGCGGCCATGGCAGAACCTGCTCTCGCCGTAATCATGATGGCGGTAAGTACCGGTCCAAGCTCGCGGATAAGGGTGAGGGCAACAGCAGAGCCAAGCATGCCGGCAGAGCCAAATTTAGCCAGGGCGTAATAGCCCTGAAGGGCTAGGACCATCCCTGTAAAAAATCCCGTTAAAATAACTACGGCCATGGACTTGGTACCAATAAACCAAATATTTTCAACTATTCTAAAAATTTGAAACGGCTTCTGAAAAATTTGACCTATACCTGTCAGTAAAAACAGACAAAAGCGCCCCAAATTTGTGACTCTGTCAATTGCCCAGGAACCAATTTCTTCAACTTTAAATGTTAACATGAATTATTACTTATATTTATATTATTGCGAGCACCAATGCCATCAATGCCGTTCGGCAAATGCTCCAAGGGATGGGAGCACCCTGGATACATTAAGCCCAACTCAAAACCATGAACCAAAAAAAGCACGAAGTCATTATGATCAAAAAACAACTATCTAATTTGTTTTAAAATTCTTAACAAGAAAAATCTTTAAAAAAATATTGCTCAGGCCTTTTCATGCATTTGCCAGTCAGAGTTTTTCGGCCACGCCCCTCAATAAAAACTTACTCTGGCCAAAGTTCATCAAGCCAATCAAAAACCAGCTCAGCCATAAGGCTCCGATTTTCCCCTATACAATGCGAGGAGGCCCCTTCATCTTCCGGAGTAACGATAAGGGTTTTGTTCTTGCTTCCTAGCTTAGCCATAAACTCCTGTTGCTGCCGCTCAGTTTCCCGATTTACATACTCACCGGCACCGACAAGATCCAAAACGGGACAGGTAATAAGGGCTGGATTAAATTGAAATCCTCTGGTCTGCTCCGTCTGGCCCTTAATGTTTTCCGGCTCGAGCCCCCAACGCCAGGTCACTCCGGAGGTAACAGCCTTTTTGAAGGCCGGCCAGGAATCAATCTGCTCCTGACTCTCCTTTGAAAAAGGCATCTCTTTAAACATCAAGTAGTTATCAACGACAGCACTGCTGACAACAATGGCCTTTATTCTCTTTTCAAGCGTGGCGGCCCGGGGGACAAAATAACCACCATTGCTGATGCCATAAACGGCAAGCCTTTCAGGATCAATCTCGGCAAAATCCAAGATGACATCAAGGATGGCCTTCATCTCTATCTCTGTATCCTTTTTAAAGAACAGGCCTTCAGAGGGCAACATCCCCTGACCGGGAATATCGACGGTAACAAAGTTATAGCCACGAAGGATAGCCTGTGGCTCAATATAAAAAATATTATCCTCAACAAAGGTCTCCCCCCCACCAATCATCAGGAGTGTCTTCCGGGCTGTACCATTCTGCTGGACAGGGCGGTAATAACCAGGAAGAACGGTTCCCGCAAAGGGCACCTCAAAATAGATCATGGCCGGGGAAAAGAGGGGGGCTGCCGCCTGCATGCAACTGCGAACTTTTTTAGAAATAGTATTGAATTTGCCATCACTTACTGAGCGTGAAACCAGAGCTGTTCTATAATAGTTGGATGCCTTGAGAAGGCATTGGCGAGCCGTTATCAAATGTCCTGCATCTAAAGCCCTTCGGGCCCGAAGCTCTTTTCGCAGGGCCATCCTTTCCCACTCATCCTGCCAGCTCTTAGGATTACCGTCCTCTATATGAGCCGCCACATAAAATGCTTCGCCTATCTCGGCGCCGCCGTTGACAATACTGCCCAGAAGCCACTGAAAGGCAAAATCCATCTCATTATCGGTAAAGTGAAATCTGGTATAGGAACGATGAGCATCATAGACCTCTTTTTGCGCAGACTTCATTTGCGAAAGTCCTCTCTCTTCTGCCGCAGATATTCTCAGCAGGGGAAGAAGAGGAGTGTTTATCAGACTAATAAATAGAGTGCAGATAATTATGACTTTCATAGATATCCTCTGGGTAAAATGAACCAGGATGCCCGCGGCCAGGAAATTTTCTCTAATGATTTCAATATTAGTAATGGTTTCAGTATTGGTAATGATTATAGACTACCCATACCCCATAAAGCAAAAAATAGATGGAGAGGAACAGGGTCTTTCTCTCAGCACATTCCCCGAAAAAAAACAGGCCTATTCTATTAAACAACTGATCGACATCTATAAACAAACCAATAAGCCCCCTCCTACAACACAAACTGACTAGTCAGGTAATAGCAAGAACTAGACTGAATGAGTAAAGCCAGCCAGCATTGAAATTTGCATTCAAGAGATAGGCTTGAATAGAGCTAGAGATAATTCCAGCCAAGAAAGCAAAGCTTATTGTGAAGGGAAGATTGATCTACAGACAGGGGCCTTGATAACATCGCTCCCCTGCCCGACCTACTGCTGAGCGAAGAGCTCTTTGCCCCGTTTACAGAGACGAAAGAAACCGCCATTTGCCGGATCGGAGCGAGAGGACAAATGTGACAGTGATGTGGACAGAAAATGGACAAGGGCAACCTTAATTACTATCCAATGTGAGACCACAAAATATTTTTTCCCTCTCCTTTAACAAATATGGAGTCCAGTTCCGGAACAACCCTCTGCTGTAATTCCTGAAATGTCTCAGCTCCTGCCTGATTGAATAGATCCGGTTTCTGTCAATCTAACACCTCTCAACTCTACGGGCAGGGAGAGCAAACAGGACGGCTGAGATCAGCCACCATAGGTTCTGGTTAACATTTTAACCAATAACAACTAGTTAAACTATATTAAATCATCGTAAATACGATATTCATCCCAAAGGCTTTTGAGACTGGTTCTAGAGATATAAAGAGATTTTTCCTTGCAGCTTCATTCTTCAGCGCCCTCTACCTGTTAATAGATTTAGCTGAAAGTTGGCTGATCTCCTCAGAGGAAAACACACCTGTTAGGCTGTCTCTCTGTCATACTCACCGATCATAGAAATTCGCCTATCCAGATCCTCGGGAGAGAGATGAGAGAAGTTATTGAAGGGGACAGGACTGTCATTGGGAAAGGCCCTTTCGACAGCCATGATTTGCCTCCACAGGGCAAATACGGCATCTATGATTTTCCCCGGCAATTTACCCCCTCTATCCATGGCAAGAAGTTCCCGTACCTTCTCTTCGGGTATCGCCCCTTGGCGATATGGCCGGGTGGGATCAAGCATGGCATCGATCATATCGGCGACCGAGGTAATCAATGCCTCAAAGGGAATATCATCCCCCTTCAGTCCATCCGGATAGCCCGATCCATCAAGCTTTTCGTGATGGAAGCGGGCTACATTATAGGCCATTATCATCACAGGTGACTGGATACCTTCGCCAATAATGTCGGCGCCGTGTAGGGTATGGGCCTGCAT from the Desulfotalea psychrophila LSv54 genome contains:
- the mlaD gene encoding outer membrane lipid asymmetry maintenance protein MlaD, translated to MVQKKIEFYVGVFIIAGCLCFFWLFTALGGADWNRSDKYPIFGFFTSVSGLKVGAEVEMAGVEIGRVKSIILDTTRYVAKVELSLNKEVELSDDTIASVKTSGIIGDKYINLSAGGSEDMLAAGDIIYNTESSIDIESLISKYIFQKDSK
- a CDS encoding TM2 domain-containing protein; translated protein: MENNMGCKIKNTDEKFCSDCGEIIKLNAEICPYCGVRQMPAPNPFGITAPNGKNRIVAALLAFILGGFGAHKFYLGQMGLGFLYLLFFWTAIPAIIGLVEFVILLTMSDENFVRLYGQPKELWD
- a CDS encoding class I SAM-dependent methyltransferase — its product is MPHNIQFYNDNAPKQAEIYQKISAQQANRAWQKYWPSRGERVLDVGAGCGRDARWYALGGCPVVAVEPAKKLLAIGSLYTKGLEVDWLEDSLPGLSRLDSRLHFDLIVLGAVWMHIPPQDRAKTYHRLTSLLTCTGRIVITLRHGPFNDQRTSHGVCASELIQLGQGKGMTCLHKTETSDLLGRGEVKWQTVVLGFAKNNT
- a CDS encoding ABC transporter ATP-binding protein, with the protein product MAEPLIEFIDVEKSFGDNHVLRGVSLSIYRGEITVIIGKSGCGKSVLLKHIIGLMQQDSGLIKFEGKCTDDMTRSEQRTFRKKFSYMFQDNALFDSLTIFQNIALPLSEKGLFSKESIAGKVNEIMTTLEIEQTASSYPAELSGGMKKRVALARALITKPEIILFDEPTTGLDPVRKNKVHQMIRDYKDVFGFTGVVVSHEIPDIFEISQRIVMIDQGKTVIEGTLDELVQFDSDLVKSFIQGHKLR
- a CDS encoding DNA topoisomerase IV subunit A, yielding MDNVPGKLHQLFEYNFLEYTSYVIRERAIPAIDDGLKPVQRRILQTLFNMEDGRFHKVANLVGETMKLHPHGDASIFSALVNLANKGFLIERQGNFGNIFTGDSASAPRYIECRLSPLAKEVLFNKDITEFIDSYDGRMVEPVTLPAKLPLLLLQGAEGIAVGMATKIMPHNFCELLQAQKAVLLDEEFTLYPDFPQGGLVDVSGYEDGNGKIKCRARIRELNEKTIIIDEIPYSTTTQSLTDSIEKAAKAGKIKIISINDYTAEKVEIEIKVARGIYAKDTIKALYAFTDCEVPISPNLTLIKGKTPATSSVREVIEYNTLKLKADLTKELEINLARLEEKLHARLLEQIFIEQRLYKNIEEETSYESIMASVDTALIPFRSELFRDVTEEDVTRLLEIRIKRISRFDINKQDKEIRAIRKDIKAIKISLKDMVAFTIASIDKLLAKYGENYPRKTEIKQFSEVVVRKIALSNLTVGYSRETGFLGHSVKGEEEEDFSVTCSEYDRLFLIYSDGRYKVIPVTDKVFAGTDLKYIGIVPSEQVFNIVYRDGNENFAYVKRFNTPKFILEKEYHLFPEHKRSKILLMSFGEEKYARVNVMPSARAKTNTFHVAFDDYLVKGASAKGKRVSPRVVRRVLTAGPPTEPKKTTQNLSLLTDVEKREE
- a CDS encoding alpha/beta hydrolase family protein, with protein sequence MKVIIICTLFISLINTPLLPLLRISAAEERGLSQMKSAQKEVYDAHRSYTRFHFTDNEMDFAFQWLLGSIVNGGAEIGEAFYVAAHIEDGNPKSWQDEWERMALRKELRARRALDAGHLITARQCLLKASNYYRTALVSRSVSDGKFNTISKKVRSCMQAAAPLFSPAMIYFEVPFAGTVLPGYYRPVQQNGTARKTLLMIGGGETFVEDNIFYIEPQAILRGYNFVTVDIPGQGMLPSEGLFFKKDTEIEMKAILDVILDFAEIDPERLAVYGISNGGYFVPRAATLEKRIKAIVVSSAVVDNYLMFKEMPFSKESQEQIDSWPAFKKAVTSGVTWRWGLEPENIKGQTEQTRGFQFNPALITCPVLDLVGAGEYVNRETERQQQEFMAKLGSKNKTLIVTPEDEGASSHCIGENRSLMAELVFDWLDELWPE
- a CDS encoding MlaE family ABC transporter permease, giving the protein MLTFKVEEIGSWAIDRVTNLGRFCLFLLTGIGQIFQKPFQIFRIVENIWFIGTKSMAVVILTGFFTGMVLALQGYYALAKFGSAGMLGSAVALTLIRELGPVLTAIMITARAGSAMAAEIGTMRISEQLDALQTMDINPVKFVFSPRLIASIICFPLLTSIFDVVGIFGGLFIATTLKVNGYIYMYRVHESVVMEDIRSGIIKSLVFAVVVVSTCCFKGYYAHIQKEGGFGSRAVSLATTNAVVSSSVLILIYDYLITYILL
- a CDS encoding MlaA family lipoprotein, which codes for MHKKILLLTILLLFTLPAFSVYADEIFAEGDTFADDDDLYAEYSGPKVADTAIADPLYYMNKGMYYFNDKLYFWCLKPVSKGYSYVMPKPARIGIKNFFYNLGFPIRFVSNVLQFKFKEAGVETAIFLFNTTYGGLGFTQLAQDDLGWANSNEDLGQTLGSYSVGGGVYIVLPLFGPSSLRDTAGLVGDTFLYPAFYLDNLATSFIITGAVTVNNTSLRLGDYESLKDASVDPYAAMKDAYEKIRARKIKE
- a CDS encoding MlaC/ttg2D family ABC transporter substrate-binding protein, whose amino-acid sequence is MNKFFTALLLLLCFSVSDLYAAKDPQDALKGNINIILDILKDPQFDFQGMQKEQDDRLLLEAEHMFDFASFSRGALGHNWRRFSAEERIRFTKLFTKLISHVYLDKFNRKALDTLKIDYVDNHLLKPTRSGKLRADVMTVIHYDEVETLVDYRMFNAGEGWKVYDVKIEGVSMVANYREQYRKMFRDSPEKMINQLEEKLTSLED